ACCATAGTAAATCTAAATGAAAAATGGTCACTTCATTCGGAATTTGACAACAGACTCTTTTTAAAACCAGTTACTGAAAATCTATTTGTCATTCGTTCACAAGTTCGTTACAAGGCATCGAACTCGGTGGAATTAGGCGGAGGACTTGGTTTTTTTCATGTTGCAACACAAGATCCTGAAAACACGACTGATTTTATGATTCCCGAATACAGAGGGCAGCAAGACATTACTTGGAAAAACACCATTGGCAAAATTCAACTTAGTCAACGGTTTCAAATAGACGAACGTTTTATTCGAAATGCTTCCAAAACAGAGTTACTATCTGGCACTACATTTAATTGGCGATTCCGATTTAGAATTCAAGCGGAGTATGATCTTTGGAAAAAAGACAACCGTTTTTTGAAAACGATTGTTCACGAAGAAATCTTATTAAATGCCGGGAAATCCATTGTAAAAAATAAGTTTGATCAAAATCGAATTTATGCTGCCTTTCAATATGGAATAAACCAAAAAATTGCCATCGAATTAGGCTATTTGAATAGCTTTCAGCAAAGAGCTAGTGGTGTCGATTACTATGATCGCGATATCATTCGGTTTAGTATATTCCACAAATTGAAATTATAACATAAAAAAATCCCGACGAATCGGGACTTTTTGTATTATTTCTCTCTGATATAAATATCGATAGGCACTCCGGAGAAGTCCCATTTTTCTCTGATTTTGTTTTCCAAATACCTTTTGTACGGTTCTTTTACATATTGTGGTAAGTTAGCAAAGAACACAAACTGCGGCGTTTGCGTAGGCAATTGCATGCAATATTTAATTTTCACATACTTCCCTTTAGTCGCTGGTGGCGGATAGGCCTCCACTACTTTCAACATGAATTCGTTGAATTTAGAAGTTGGAATACGTTGTTGTCTATTTTCATACACCTGAACTGTTGCTTCTAAAGCTTTTAACAAACGTTGTTTGGTCAAAGCCGAAACAAAAAGAATTGGCACATCGGTAAACGGCATTAATTCTTTTCTGATTTTTTCTTCGTAATCGCGGGTTGACATGGTATCTTTTTCAACCAAGTCCCATTTGTTGACCAAAATCACCACTCCTTTACGGTTTTTCTCAGCCAACCAAAAAATACTTTGATCTTGGCCTTCAAATCCACGGGTAGCATCGATAATTAGGATACACACATCGGCATGTTCAATTGCTCGTACCGAACGCATTACCGAATAAAATTCCAGATCTTCTTTCACCTTAGCTTTACGACGGATTCCAGCAGTATCTACTAAGTTGAATTCAAATCCAAAACGGTCAAATTTAGTATCAATTGCGTCACGTGTCGTTCCTGCAATATCAGTAACAATGTATCGATCTTGTCCAATCAAAGCATTGATAAAACTAGATTTTCCT
This sequence is a window from Flavobacterium ammoniigenes. Protein-coding genes within it:
- the der gene encoding ribosome biogenesis GTPase Der, with the translated sequence MNNIVAIVGRPNVGKSTLFNRLIQRREAIVDSVSGVTRDRNYGKSEWNGKEFSVIDTGGYVRGSDDIFEGEIRKQVELAIDEADVIIFVVDVEEGITPMDDAVAKLLRKVTKPVLLAVNKVDNAMREKDAIEFYNLGLGDYYTFASISGSGTGDLLDALIDAFPIKPEPTGEEVVLPRFAVVGRPNAGKSSFINALIGQDRYIVTDIAGTTRDAIDTKFDRFGFEFNLVDTAGIRRKAKVKEDLEFYSVMRSVRAIEHADVCILIIDATRGFEGQDQSIFWLAEKNRKGVVILVNKWDLVEKDTMSTRDYEEKIRKELMPFTDVPILFVSALTKQRLLKALEATVQVYENRQQRIPTSKFNEFMLKVVEAYPPPATKGKYVKIKYCMQLPTQTPQFVFFANLPQYVKEPYKRYLENKIREKWDFSGVPIDIYIREK
- a CDS encoding DUF2490 domain-containing protein, producing the protein MPIRKFIYAFFLLTIGISHAQTEKKIDNQSILWSRYYTIVNLNEKWSLHSEFDNRLFLKPVTENLFVIRSQVRYKASNSVELGGGLGFFHVATQDPENTTDFMIPEYRGQQDITWKNTIGKIQLSQRFQIDERFIRNASKTELLSGTTFNWRFRFRIQAEYDLWKKDNRFLKTIVHEEILLNAGKSIVKNKFDQNRIYAAFQYGINQKIAIELGYLNSFQQRASGVDYYDRDIIRFSIFHKLKL